From Chiroxiphia lanceolata isolate bChiLan1 chromosome 11, bChiLan1.pri, whole genome shotgun sequence, the proteins below share one genomic window:
- the TRNT1 gene encoding CCA tRNA nucleotidyltransferase 1, mitochondrial isoform X2, with protein sequence MRLQAPQFQALFTPGLRSVAELFEKKNYELRIAGGAVRDLLSGVTPQDIDFATTATPAEMKEMFTSAGVRLINNKGEKHGTITARLHEQNFEITTLRIDVVTDGRHAEVEFTTDWHKDAERRDLTVNSMFLGLDGTLYDFFNGYEDLKSKKIRFVGKASERIQEDYLRILRYFRFYGRIAEKAGDHEPATLQAIKENAKGLAGISGERIWVELKKILLGNHVNHLVQLMYELDIAQYIGLPLDGNLEEFARVTKNIQNLSPKPMTVLTSLFKGKDDVTNLDLRLKISKEEKNLGLFLVKHRQELSKAMGPEPLRPYQDFLMDSREANTNSKIFELLKYQGEEQLLKEMQEWTVPTFPVSGHDLRKMGVTSGKEIGTALQQLRDEWKKSGYHMDKEELLSCLKRV encoded by the exons ATGAGGCTGCAGGCGCCGCAGTTCCAGGCGCTCTTCACGCCCGGGCTGCGCAGCGTGGCCG agCTGTTTGAGAAGAAGAACTATGAGCTGAGGATAGCAGGGGGTGCTGTGAGGGATTTGCTCAGTGGGGTGACACCGCAGGACATCGACTTTGCCACGACAGCCACCCCTGCAGAGATGAAGGAGATGTTCACCTCAGCTGGAGTCCGTCTGATCAAcaacaaaggagagaaacacGGAACCATCACTGCcagg CTCCATGAACAGAATTTTGAAATTACCACTCTTCGAATAGATGTTGTCACCGATGGACGACACGCCGAGGTGGAGTTCACCACTGACTGGCACAAGGATGCTGAGAGGAGGGATCTCACTGTCAATTCCATGTTTTTAG gTTTGGATGGGACActgtatgatttttttaatggctaTGAAGActtgaaaagcaagaaaatcagatttgtaGGGAAGGCAAGTGAGAGAATACAAGAAGATTATTTACGAATCCTCAGATATTTCAG ATTTTATGGAAGAATTGCAGAGAAAGCTGGAGATCATGAACCTGCTACACTGCaagcaattaaagaaaatgccAAAGGTTTGGCTGGAATATCAGGAGAAAGGATTTGGgtggaactgaaaaaaattcttcttggAAACCATGTAAATCATTTGGTTCAACTTATGTATGAGCTGGATATTGCCCAGTACATAG GGCTCCCACTCGATGGGAATTTAGAGGAATTTGCCAGAGTCACTAAAAACATTCAGAATCTGTCTCCAAAACCCATGACTGTCCTGACATCCTTGTTCAAGGGGAAGGATGATGTCACCAACCTTGACCTGAGGCTGAAAATCtccaaggaagaaaagaacctGGGCCTTTTCTTAGTGAAGCACCGGCAGGAACTGAGCAAGGCCATGGGGCCAGAACCACTGAGGCCATACCAGGACTTTTTGATGGAT TCTAGGGAAGCGAACACAAATTCCAAGATCTTCGAGCTCCTGAAGTACCAAGGAGAAGAGCAGCTTTTAAAGGAGATGCAGGAATGGACTGTTCCCACTTTCCCTGTCAGTGGCCATGACTTAAGGAAGATGGGAGTGACTTCTGGGAAGGAAATTggaacagccctgcagcagctgagggatgAGTGGAAAAAGAGTGGATACCACATGGATAAAGAGGAACTGCTGAGCTGCCTGAAGAGGGTGTAA
- the TRNT1 gene encoding CCA tRNA nucleotidyltransferase 1, mitochondrial isoform X1, producing MWGHLWGHLRGPVWAQVLVVPRRAGLRLQSGGSGAMRLQAPQFQALFTPGLRSVAELFEKKNYELRIAGGAVRDLLSGVTPQDIDFATTATPAEMKEMFTSAGVRLINNKGEKHGTITARLHEQNFEITTLRIDVVTDGRHAEVEFTTDWHKDAERRDLTVNSMFLGLDGTLYDFFNGYEDLKSKKIRFVGKASERIQEDYLRILRYFRFYGRIAEKAGDHEPATLQAIKENAKGLAGISGERIWVELKKILLGNHVNHLVQLMYELDIAQYIGLPLDGNLEEFARVTKNIQNLSPKPMTVLTSLFKGKDDVTNLDLRLKISKEEKNLGLFLVKHRQELSKAMGPEPLRPYQDFLMDSREANTNSKIFELLKYQGEEQLLKEMQEWTVPTFPVSGHDLRKMGVTSGKEIGTALQQLRDEWKKSGYHMDKEELLSCLKRV from the exons ATGTGGGGACACCTCTGGGGGCACCTCCGGGGACCCGTGTGGGCTCAGGTGCTGGTTGTGCCCCGCAGGGCCGGGCTGCGGCTGCAgagcggcgggagcggagccATGAGGCTGCAGGCGCCGCAGTTCCAGGCGCTCTTCACGCCCGGGCTGCGCAGCGTGGCCG agCTGTTTGAGAAGAAGAACTATGAGCTGAGGATAGCAGGGGGTGCTGTGAGGGATTTGCTCAGTGGGGTGACACCGCAGGACATCGACTTTGCCACGACAGCCACCCCTGCAGAGATGAAGGAGATGTTCACCTCAGCTGGAGTCCGTCTGATCAAcaacaaaggagagaaacacGGAACCATCACTGCcagg CTCCATGAACAGAATTTTGAAATTACCACTCTTCGAATAGATGTTGTCACCGATGGACGACACGCCGAGGTGGAGTTCACCACTGACTGGCACAAGGATGCTGAGAGGAGGGATCTCACTGTCAATTCCATGTTTTTAG gTTTGGATGGGACActgtatgatttttttaatggctaTGAAGActtgaaaagcaagaaaatcagatttgtaGGGAAGGCAAGTGAGAGAATACAAGAAGATTATTTACGAATCCTCAGATATTTCAG ATTTTATGGAAGAATTGCAGAGAAAGCTGGAGATCATGAACCTGCTACACTGCaagcaattaaagaaaatgccAAAGGTTTGGCTGGAATATCAGGAGAAAGGATTTGGgtggaactgaaaaaaattcttcttggAAACCATGTAAATCATTTGGTTCAACTTATGTATGAGCTGGATATTGCCCAGTACATAG GGCTCCCACTCGATGGGAATTTAGAGGAATTTGCCAGAGTCACTAAAAACATTCAGAATCTGTCTCCAAAACCCATGACTGTCCTGACATCCTTGTTCAAGGGGAAGGATGATGTCACCAACCTTGACCTGAGGCTGAAAATCtccaaggaagaaaagaacctGGGCCTTTTCTTAGTGAAGCACCGGCAGGAACTGAGCAAGGCCATGGGGCCAGAACCACTGAGGCCATACCAGGACTTTTTGATGGAT TCTAGGGAAGCGAACACAAATTCCAAGATCTTCGAGCTCCTGAAGTACCAAGGAGAAGAGCAGCTTTTAAAGGAGATGCAGGAATGGACTGTTCCCACTTTCCCTGTCAGTGGCCATGACTTAAGGAAGATGGGAGTGACTTCTGGGAAGGAAATTggaacagccctgcagcagctgagggatgAGTGGAAAAAGAGTGGATACCACATGGATAAAGAGGAACTGCTGAGCTGCCTGAAGAGGGTGTAA
- the IL5RA gene encoding interleukin-5 receptor subunit alpha isoform X1 has translation MKASRMQVCLILLWTTHSVQPNTPQAAPVQVFPPVNFTLTVSALAQVLLHWEPNPAQDQKNDTVRYDVKILSPVPEEYDTRKTHSVRTVALHDGFSARVRTWLLHSDLQMRSQWVQGNLPPLPGAPGTSVTNLSCVTHLTISGTVSLHCSWLPGPGAPRDTEYFLFYRYKNHTEECHRYAKDKLDRNSGCSFPGTHIDPQEVDDLVIHINGSSKCAAIKPFQQLFNPNAIEKVNVPRNITVSLEENDLLATWEKPISLFHEECFEYEFYLINLKSGNKQILKLSSNKFRLRIDVTSRYSIQIRANHHTWCMRGVWSDWSEVIYVGQNKLENSVAWILAVLCVSTSCTFLLVALICKINRVWIKLFPPIPTPSNKFPDPFPVDYERARTCTSDTETEFSSLAEDLYCRALDDSVF, from the exons ATGAAGGCCAGCAGGATGCAAGTTTGTCTGATCCTCCTTTGGACAACCCACTCAGTTCAGCCCAACACACCCCAAGCTGCACCAG TTCAGGTTTTCCCACCTGTTAACTTCACCCTTACAGTCTCTGCATTAGCACAAGTCCTGTTACACTGGGAACCAAACCCTGCTCAAGACCAAAAAAACGACACCGTTAGATACGATGTGAAAATCCTCAGCCCTGTGCCTGAAGag TATGACACCAGGAAGACCCACAGTGTCCGAACGGTCGCGCTCCACGACGGCTTCTCCGCACGCGTCCGGACGTGGCTTCTCCACAGTGACCTTCAGATGAGAAGTCAGTGGGTGCAGGGAAACCTCCCACCTCTGCCAG GTGCTCCGGGGACATCCGTCACCAATTTGTCCTGTGTCACTCACCTCACCATTTCTGGGACTGTCTCTCTGCACTGCTCTTGGCTTCCTGGCCCAGGGGCACCACGAGATACCGAGTACTTTCTGTTTTACAG GTACAAGAACCACACTGAGGAATGTCACCGTTATGCCAAAGACAAGCTGGACAGGAATTCTGGCTGCAGCTTTCCAGGGACTCACATTGATCCCCAGGAGGTTGATGATCTCGTAATCCACATTAATGGGTCCAGCAAATGTGCTGCAATCAAGCCTTTTCAGCAGTTATTTAACCCAAATGCCATTG AGAAAGTGAATGTTCCCAGAAATATCACTGTATCCTTGGAGGAAAATGATCTCCTGGCCACTTGGGAGAAGccaatttctcttttccacGAGGAATGTTTTGAATATGAATTTTACCTCATCAACCTGAAGTCAGGTAACAAGCAG ATATTGAAATTATCCTCAAACAAATTCCGCTTGAGGATTGATGTCACCAGCAGATATTCCATCCAGATCAGAGCTAATCATCACACGTGGTGTATGAGAGGAGTTTGGAGTGACTGGAGTGAAGTTATTTATGTTG GGCAAAACAAACTGGAGAATTCTGTGGCCTGGATTCTTGCTGTGCTTTGTGTGTCCACGTCCTGCACATTCCTGCTTGTTGCTTTAATATGCAAAAT AAACCGTGTCTGGATCAAACTGTTTCCACCAATCCCAACACCCAGCAACAAATTCCCAGATCCCTTCCCAGTTGACTACGAG AGGGCCCGGACCTGCACCAGCGACACGGAGACCGAGTTCAGCAGCTTGGCTGAAGATCTCTACTGCAGAGCTCTGGATGACTCTGTCTTCTGA
- the IL5RA gene encoding interleukin-5 receptor subunit alpha isoform X2 codes for MKASRMQVCLILLWTTHSVQPNTPQAAPVQVFPPVNFTLTVSALAQVLLHWEPNPAQDQKNDTVRYDVKILSPVPEEYDTRKTHSVRTVALHDGFSARVRTWLLHSDLQMRSQWVQGNLPPLPGAPGTSVTNLSCVTHLTISGTVSLHCSWLPGPGAPRDTEYFLFYRYKNHTEECHRYAKDKLDRNSGCSFPGTHIDPQEVDDLVIHINGSSKCAAIKPFQQLFNPNAIEKVNVPRNITVSLEENDLLATWEKPISLFHEECFEYEFYLINLKSGNKQILKLSSNKFRLRIDVTSRYSIQIRANHHTWCMRGVWSDWSEVIYVGQNKLENSVAWILAVLCVSTSCTFLLVALICKINRVWIKLFPPIPTPSNKFPDPFPVDYEP; via the exons ATGAAGGCCAGCAGGATGCAAGTTTGTCTGATCCTCCTTTGGACAACCCACTCAGTTCAGCCCAACACACCCCAAGCTGCACCAG TTCAGGTTTTCCCACCTGTTAACTTCACCCTTACAGTCTCTGCATTAGCACAAGTCCTGTTACACTGGGAACCAAACCCTGCTCAAGACCAAAAAAACGACACCGTTAGATACGATGTGAAAATCCTCAGCCCTGTGCCTGAAGag TATGACACCAGGAAGACCCACAGTGTCCGAACGGTCGCGCTCCACGACGGCTTCTCCGCACGCGTCCGGACGTGGCTTCTCCACAGTGACCTTCAGATGAGAAGTCAGTGGGTGCAGGGAAACCTCCCACCTCTGCCAG GTGCTCCGGGGACATCCGTCACCAATTTGTCCTGTGTCACTCACCTCACCATTTCTGGGACTGTCTCTCTGCACTGCTCTTGGCTTCCTGGCCCAGGGGCACCACGAGATACCGAGTACTTTCTGTTTTACAG GTACAAGAACCACACTGAGGAATGTCACCGTTATGCCAAAGACAAGCTGGACAGGAATTCTGGCTGCAGCTTTCCAGGGACTCACATTGATCCCCAGGAGGTTGATGATCTCGTAATCCACATTAATGGGTCCAGCAAATGTGCTGCAATCAAGCCTTTTCAGCAGTTATTTAACCCAAATGCCATTG AGAAAGTGAATGTTCCCAGAAATATCACTGTATCCTTGGAGGAAAATGATCTCCTGGCCACTTGGGAGAAGccaatttctcttttccacGAGGAATGTTTTGAATATGAATTTTACCTCATCAACCTGAAGTCAGGTAACAAGCAG ATATTGAAATTATCCTCAAACAAATTCCGCTTGAGGATTGATGTCACCAGCAGATATTCCATCCAGATCAGAGCTAATCATCACACGTGGTGTATGAGAGGAGTTTGGAGTGACTGGAGTGAAGTTATTTATGTTG GGCAAAACAAACTGGAGAATTCTGTGGCCTGGATTCTTGCTGTGCTTTGTGTGTCCACGTCCTGCACATTCCTGCTTGTTGCTTTAATATGCAAAAT AAACCGTGTCTGGATCAAACTGTTTCCACCAATCCCAACACCCAGCAACAAATTCCCAGATCCCTTCCCAGTTGACTACGAG ccctga